A single region of the Populus nigra chromosome 2, ddPopNigr1.1, whole genome shotgun sequence genome encodes:
- the LOC133681657 gene encoding protein LEAD-SENSITIVE 1 — translation MGFLSHRVERSEIKPGDHIYTYRAVFTYSHHGVFVGGSKVVHFTPRQNANSSSDTSSDFYDSMSSIPSSCETFPDCGFRQPDSGVVLSCLDCFLKKGSLYSFEYGVPPTVFIAKVRGGTCTTAASDPAETVIHRAMYLLQNGFGNYDVFHNNCEDFAMYCKTGLLIMDRLGVGRSGQASSVIGAPLAAILSSPLKLLMPSPVGVATVTAGMYCMSRYATDIGVRSDVIKVAVEDLAMNLGWAGPLEEVPEDNEASGALIAS, via the exons ATGGGTTTCCTTAGCCATAGAGTGGAGAGAAGTGAAATCAAACCAGGAGATCATATCTATACTTATAGAGCTGTTTTCACTTACTCCCATCATG GTGTCTTTGTTGGGGGAAGCAAGGTGGTCCATTTTACACCCAGGCAGAATGCAAATTCAAGCTCTGATACATCTTCTGACTTCTATGATTCAATGTCAAGCATTCCATCATCTTGTGAAACCTTTCCTGACTGTGGATTCAGACAACCTGATAGTGGCGTAGTCCTCTCATGCCTGGACTGCTTCCTCAAAAAAGGATCCCTTTACAGCTTTGAGTATGGGGTGCCCCCTACTGTTTTTATTGCAAAAGTACGTGGAGGCACATGCACCACTGCAGCATCTGATCCAGCAGAAACTGTTATCCACAGAGCAATGTATCTTCTTCAAAATGGATTTGGCAATTATGATGTATTTCATAACAATTGCGAGGATTTTGCAATGTACTGCAAGACAGGTCTTTTGATAATGGACAGGCTGGGGGTTGGAAGAAGTGGTCAAGCTTCTTCGGTTATTGGTGCTCCATTGGCCGCAATTCTTTCATCCCCTTTAAAGTTGTTAATGCCTAGTCCTGTTGGTGTGGCTACGGTAACAGCTGGAATGTACTGCATGAGCAGATATGCTACTGATATAGGTGTTCGGAGTGATGTAATCAAGGTGGCCGTGGAAGATTTGGCTATGAACCTGGGCTGGGCTGGCCCTCTGGAGGAAGTAC